In Terriglobus sp. TAA 43, a single window of DNA contains:
- a CDS encoding GGDEF domain-containing protein has translation MENLSIYRMYGLLLLSTGFAVAMLYRAIQTEKTDRSAYWIAATCFCGGLGLVALSTSSNALHWAGIVLFVATPNILHVAIGSATRQSVRKTLPWMIGITVGCFLGTVLLNIVIPNWPIRRAPAVFSIPLMQAMNVWFLLRRKDSPTRLANIAMAVFLLLHVVVFAIRTGDIITDSFHQRWLAYAGMTIIVGLGGSFLGMESLRSRHEMERIAMTDPLTGLLNRRALEVVAHRELQRCIRSEKPCSALMMDIDRFKEINDNMGHAAGDAALRAVAGVLQAMLRPTDDVITRHGGDEFFVLLPECGEDNAERIANQIRQGVSGCTLFAMDNTPFRIQVSIGVATSSGHEMTVQDLLHASDILLYREKQISRSKVAAMLLKDHRPEGGGAQVHPSNA, from the coding sequence ATGGAAAACCTGTCTATCTACCGGATGTACGGTTTATTGCTACTGTCCACAGGCTTTGCAGTGGCGATGCTGTACCGTGCCATTCAAACTGAAAAGACAGATCGTTCCGCATACTGGATTGCGGCCACGTGTTTCTGCGGTGGTCTCGGCCTGGTTGCGCTGAGCACCAGCTCGAATGCCCTTCACTGGGCTGGCATTGTTCTCTTTGTGGCGACGCCGAACATCCTGCACGTTGCGATAGGGTCCGCCACCCGGCAGAGCGTACGCAAGACGCTGCCCTGGATGATTGGCATCACCGTAGGCTGCTTTCTCGGCACCGTACTCCTGAACATCGTTATTCCGAACTGGCCCATTCGGCGTGCGCCAGCCGTTTTTTCTATCCCGCTGATGCAGGCAATGAACGTGTGGTTCCTGTTGCGCCGGAAGGATAGTCCAACGCGACTGGCAAATATCGCCATGGCCGTCTTCCTGTTGTTGCATGTTGTGGTCTTCGCCATACGGACCGGCGACATCATTACGGATAGCTTCCATCAACGCTGGCTTGCTTACGCTGGCATGACCATTATTGTGGGACTGGGCGGCAGCTTTCTGGGCATGGAGTCTCTGCGTTCGCGCCATGAGATGGAACGCATTGCCATGACTGATCCCCTGACTGGCTTGCTGAATCGGCGTGCGCTGGAGGTAGTGGCACACCGCGAGTTGCAGCGTTGCATTCGTTCAGAAAAGCCCTGCTCTGCGCTCATGATGGACATTGATCGCTTTAAGGAGATCAATGACAACATGGGTCATGCCGCGGGCGACGCTGCCCTGCGCGCCGTGGCCGGGGTTCTGCAGGCGATGCTGCGGCCGACGGATGACGTGATCACCCGGCACGGTGGCGATGAGTTCTTCGTTCTGCTTCCCGAATGCGGAGAGGACAACGCGGAACGGATCGCAAACCAGATCCGACAGGGCGTTTCCGGATGCACGTTATTTGCCATGGACAATACGCCCTTTCGCATCCAGGTCAGCATCGGCGTGGCCACGTCTTCCGGCCATGAAATGACCGTGCAAGACCTTCTACACGCCAGCGACATCCTGCTCTACCGCGAGAAGCAGATCAGCCGGAGCAAGGTTGCCGCAATGCTTCTGAAGGATCATCGACCGGAAGGCGGCGGCGCCCAGGTCCATCCTTCCAACGCATAA
- the alaS gene encoding alanine--tRNA ligase has translation MQYRSGSQIREDFLRFFEGKGHRRIHSSSLVPHNDPTLLFANAGMNQFKDVFLGSDVRTYSRATTSQKCVRAGGKHNDLENVGFTRRHHTFFEMLGNFSFGDYFKKDAIAFAWELLTSPDWFGIDKDKLYVTIFEGDAQTPRDDEAEQFWIEAGVPKSRIYELGAKDNFWQMGETGPCGPCSEIYYDLGLAASETGEDKPFGEDDQRYMEIWNLVFMQFDRHITPGGLPELTPLPKPSIDTGMGLERISCVLQGKLSNYQSDLFVPLIDAAIRLTGFSAMNAEEGSVSDAKGAASLRIIADHARAATFLIADGIQPANEGRGYVLRKILRRGIRHGRLLGQDQPFMHEMVHAVVGEMKVAYPELLDAEERVAKTVLQEEQQFARTLQLGLARMTNEVLQDGAQAFSLYETFGMPLDFMTDAARDAGIEFDMVGFERAKEEEQKRARASWKGGSQKTASPAFASLDKTDFVGYTGLRADSAEVIALVKDGVGVQVLQPGDTGEVVLDRTSFYADSGGQVGDTGWLFPTDHTSTIAEVHGCTKPVAGVFAHKVTVKRPIAVGDKVDAVVDGAERTATTRNHTGTHLIQAALREVLGTHVKQAGSLNNRNRLRFDFSHFAQVADEELQEIEDIVNQHVLANTKVETFVDVPIDVAINEYKATALFGEKYGDKVRVVKIGDFSTELCGGTHTLATGEIGLLKLTGESSVSSGIRRVEAITGTGSLSEFRKGFALAKMASTLVGANDAEGFQAKLSAQEEELKKLRRELDQARMKSASASTENAAESAVEVKGIKVLAQKVSGLDRNQMRTLVDTLRTRLGSGVVVLGAATEDGKVALIAGVTKDLTGKVQAGKVVGAVAAKVGGKGGGRPDLAEAGGTDPSQLDAALASVPDTVGGLIA, from the coding sequence ATGCAATACCGTTCCGGAAGCCAGATTCGCGAAGATTTTCTGCGGTTTTTTGAGGGCAAGGGCCATCGCCGCATCCACTCGTCGTCGCTCGTGCCGCACAACGACCCCACGCTGCTCTTTGCCAACGCGGGTATGAACCAGTTCAAGGACGTCTTCCTTGGCTCGGACGTGCGCACCTACTCCCGCGCCACCACCTCGCAGAAGTGCGTCCGCGCGGGCGGCAAGCATAACGATCTGGAAAACGTCGGCTTCACGCGTCGCCACCACACCTTCTTTGAAATGCTGGGCAACTTCAGCTTCGGCGACTACTTCAAGAAAGACGCCATCGCCTTCGCGTGGGAACTCCTCACCTCGCCCGATTGGTTCGGCATCGACAAGGACAAGCTCTACGTCACCATCTTCGAGGGCGACGCGCAGACCCCGCGCGACGACGAAGCGGAACAGTTCTGGATTGAAGCAGGCGTGCCCAAGAGCCGCATCTATGAACTGGGCGCCAAGGACAACTTCTGGCAGATGGGCGAAACCGGCCCCTGCGGCCCCTGCTCTGAGATCTATTACGACCTCGGCCTCGCCGCCAGCGAAACCGGCGAAGACAAGCCCTTCGGCGAAGACGACCAGCGCTACATGGAGATCTGGAACCTCGTCTTCATGCAGTTCGATCGTCACATCACACCCGGCGGCCTGCCGGAACTCACGCCGCTGCCCAAGCCCTCCATCGACACCGGCATGGGCCTCGAGCGTATCTCCTGTGTGCTGCAGGGCAAGCTCTCCAACTATCAGAGCGATCTGTTTGTTCCGTTGATCGATGCTGCGATTCGTCTGACAGGGTTCTCCGCCATGAACGCGGAGGAAGGCTCTGTCAGCGATGCAAAGGGCGCGGCCTCACTTCGCATCATCGCAGACCACGCACGCGCCGCAACGTTCCTCATCGCCGATGGCATTCAGCCCGCGAATGAAGGCCGCGGTTACGTACTGCGCAAAATCCTTCGTCGCGGCATCCGTCACGGACGCCTGCTCGGTCAGGATCAACCCTTCATGCACGAGATGGTGCACGCCGTCGTAGGCGAAATGAAGGTCGCATATCCTGAACTGCTGGATGCAGAAGAGCGCGTTGCAAAGACAGTGCTGCAGGAAGAGCAGCAGTTCGCACGCACGCTGCAGCTTGGCCTCGCACGCATGACCAATGAAGTTCTGCAGGATGGCGCACAGGCATTCTCGCTGTACGAAACCTTCGGCATGCCGCTCGACTTCATGACCGATGCCGCGCGTGACGCGGGCATCGAGTTCGATATGGTCGGCTTCGAACGAGCCAAGGAAGAAGAACAGAAGCGCGCACGCGCCTCATGGAAGGGTGGTTCGCAGAAGACCGCATCGCCAGCCTTCGCATCTCTCGACAAGACCGACTTCGTCGGTTACACCGGCCTCCGTGCTGACAGCGCAGAAGTCATCGCGCTGGTGAAAGACGGCGTCGGTGTACAGGTTCTGCAACCCGGCGATACAGGCGAAGTCGTTCTCGACCGCACATCCTTCTATGCAGACAGCGGTGGACAGGTGGGCGACACCGGCTGGCTCTTCCCAACCGATCACACCAGCACCATCGCGGAAGTGCACGGCTGCACCAAGCCCGTCGCGGGCGTCTTCGCGCACAAGGTCACGGTCAAGCGCCCCATCGCCGTGGGCGACAAGGTAGACGCAGTGGTCGATGGCGCAGAACGCACCGCCACCACCCGCAACCACACCGGCACGCACCTGATTCAGGCTGCGCTCCGCGAGGTGTTGGGCACGCATGTGAAGCAGGCCGGATCGCTGAACAACCGCAACCGTCTTCGGTTTGACTTCTCACACTTCGCCCAGGTGGCAGATGAGGAGTTGCAGGAGATTGAAGACATCGTCAATCAGCACGTGCTGGCCAACACCAAGGTAGAAACCTTCGTGGATGTGCCCATCGACGTCGCCATCAATGAGTACAAGGCCACTGCACTCTTCGGCGAAAAGTACGGTGACAAGGTACGCGTCGTTAAGATCGGCGACTTCTCCACCGAACTCTGCGGCGGCACCCACACGCTCGCCACCGGCGAAATCGGTTTGCTGAAGCTCACCGGCGAATCGTCGGTAAGCAGCGGCATCCGTCGCGTGGAAGCCATCACCGGCACCGGTTCGCTGTCTGAGTTCCGCAAGGGCTTCGCGCTTGCGAAGATGGCTTCGACGCTCGTCGGTGCCAACGATGCCGAAGGCTTCCAGGCAAAGCTCTCCGCTCAGGAAGAGGAGTTGAAGAAGCTGCGCCGCGAACTCGATCAGGCACGCATGAAGTCGGCTTCGGCCTCCACGGAGAACGCTGCGGAATCTGCGGTCGAAGTGAAGGGCATTAAGGTACTCGCGCAGAAGGTCAGCGGTCTCGACCGTAACCAGATGCGTACGCTCGTTGACACACTGCGCACGCGCCTCGGCTCCGGTGTCGTCGTCCTCGGCGCAGCCACGGAAGATGGCAAAGTCGCGCTGATCGCTGGCGTAACCAAGGACCTCACGGGCAAGGTGCAGGCAGGTAAGGTCGTCGGCGCCGTCGCAGCAAAGGTTGGCGGCAAAGGCGGCGGACGTCCGGACCTCGCAGAAGCCGGCGGCACCGATCCCTCGCAGCTTGATGCCGCGTTGGCTTCCGTACCCGATACCGTAGGGGGCCTGATCGCCTAG
- a CDS encoding regulatory protein RecX: MAFGRPRATRTPLDREQLMEYALKSLGARMQSVRDLRRKLIDRAEPGPSGTEAVDWVLAKLQELRYLSDDRFAADFTRLRQENRSFGRRRVQQDLQAKGIASEVIQTTLDEAYEGVDEQALVRQHLERRRIAAPTDEKSTARVLRRLTAAGFSSKAIFAVLRSLKSGEEALDRAETDAQDE, translated from the coding sequence ATGGCATTCGGTCGTCCACGCGCCACACGCACACCGCTCGATCGCGAACAGTTGATGGAGTATGCACTTAAGTCGCTCGGCGCACGCATGCAGAGCGTTCGTGACCTGCGCCGCAAGCTCATCGATCGCGCCGAACCCGGGCCGTCCGGAACCGAAGCCGTGGACTGGGTGCTGGCAAAGCTGCAGGAGTTGCGCTACCTCTCGGACGATCGCTTCGCCGCGGATTTCACACGTCTGCGGCAGGAGAATCGCAGCTTCGGCAGGCGTCGCGTTCAGCAGGATCTCCAGGCAAAGGGCATCGCGTCGGAAGTTATTCAAACCACTCTGGATGAGGCCTACGAAGGTGTCGACGAACAGGCATTGGTGCGGCAGCATCTGGAGCGCCGCCGCATCGCTGCACCGACGGACGAAAAGAGCACCGCGCGCGTTCTGCGCAGACTGACGGCGGCAGGGTTTTCGTCGAAGGCGATCTTTGCCGTGCTGCGAAGTCTGAAGAGCGGAGAGGAAGCTCTGGATCGCGCGGAGACAGATGCGCAGGACGAATAA
- a CDS encoding energy transducer TonB, which produces MPAQVCLGAMLLCGGANLLAQEPPCGVSGVKETTTITYPPIASEAHVTGLVIVRVEFAKDGMVETAEVWRGPEMLRENVLSFVKGLQANEYGGSRTCLLSVIFAMREQIPPDFHGDMLGADIKRTTITPLHYSITATTLPFYTSVDPAGKKIRKRFLGIF; this is translated from the coding sequence ATGCCCGCGCAAGTCTGTCTCGGTGCAATGCTGCTTTGCGGCGGTGCGAACCTTCTTGCGCAGGAGCCGCCCTGCGGCGTTAGCGGTGTGAAAGAGACCACTACGATCACTTATCCGCCAATCGCTAGCGAGGCCCACGTCACCGGTCTGGTCATCGTACGGGTGGAATTTGCCAAAGACGGAATGGTTGAAACGGCAGAAGTTTGGCGTGGGCCAGAGATGTTGCGCGAAAACGTTCTGTCGTTTGTGAAGGGACTTCAGGCGAACGAGTATGGAGGAAGCCGCACCTGCCTGCTCTCAGTAATCTTTGCCATGCGAGAGCAGATTCCCCCAGATTTTCACGGAGACATGCTGGGTGCGGATATCAAGCGAACAACGATCACGCCACTGCACTATTCCATTACCGCGACAACGCTTCCTTTCTATACAAGCGTAGACCCGGCAGGCAAGAAGATTCGCAAGCGCTTCCTCGGCATCTTCTAG
- a CDS encoding alpha-L-fucosidase, translating to MKLSRRTFISSALATGITAAAQTKGTGAPAKFGPTPSLRQLRWQRMETTAFLHFTVNTFTGREWGLGDEDPNIFNPTEFNADSIVLTLKQGGIKGVILTCKHHDGFCLWPTKSTDHNISKSKFQGGKGDIVRDISAAAKKHGLKFGVYVSPWDRNNANYGKPEYITTYRQQITELLTHYGPIFEVWFDGANGGDGFYGGAREKRTIDKHTYYDWANTWGLVRKLQPGAVIFSDAGPDIRWVGNERGIAAENCWNTVTLLSEHHDATAVPGDVDTKLSGAGSAYGKEWIPAECDVSIRKGWFYHPEEKPKSVDALLNIYEKSVGHGAGLLLNIPPDTRGLIADADADVLYGFAARVQKMFATNLLRGAKLTASNVRSAKYSPAKLVDGDADTFWSTADNLTEANVTAKFADRKTFNLFRLREQIGLGQRVREFRLEVRDGSGPWVRVASGESIGNCRIVRLEAAIQATEVRLSVRSAAPVALSEWGCFLNQD from the coding sequence ATGAAACTTTCACGTCGGACGTTTATAAGCAGTGCATTGGCAACCGGCATAACAGCTGCAGCGCAGACCAAAGGCACAGGTGCGCCTGCAAAGTTTGGTCCGACGCCTTCGCTGCGGCAACTCCGCTGGCAGCGTATGGAGACCACCGCTTTCCTGCACTTCACCGTGAACACCTTTACCGGGCGTGAGTGGGGGTTGGGTGATGAAGACCCCAATATCTTTAACCCGACCGAGTTCAATGCGGACAGTATTGTGCTGACGCTGAAGCAGGGCGGCATTAAGGGTGTGATTCTGACCTGCAAGCACCATGATGGCTTCTGCCTGTGGCCTACGAAGTCGACCGATCACAACATCAGCAAGAGCAAGTTTCAGGGCGGCAAGGGCGACATTGTCCGCGACATCTCGGCTGCGGCGAAGAAGCATGGGTTGAAGTTTGGTGTGTATGTTTCGCCGTGGGACCGGAACAATGCGAACTATGGCAAGCCGGAGTACATCACGACGTATCGGCAACAGATCACTGAGTTGCTGACGCACTATGGGCCGATCTTTGAAGTGTGGTTTGATGGCGCGAATGGTGGCGATGGTTTCTATGGTGGGGCGCGGGAGAAGCGGACCATCGACAAGCACACCTATTACGACTGGGCTAACACGTGGGGACTGGTTCGCAAGCTGCAGCCGGGTGCGGTGATCTTTAGCGATGCTGGGCCGGACATTCGCTGGGTGGGTAACGAACGCGGTATTGCCGCAGAGAATTGCTGGAACACGGTGACTCTGCTGAGTGAGCATCATGACGCTACTGCCGTTCCTGGCGATGTGGACACGAAGCTGTCTGGTGCGGGTTCTGCTTATGGCAAAGAGTGGATTCCGGCGGAGTGCGATGTGTCGATCCGTAAGGGCTGGTTTTATCACCCGGAGGAGAAGCCGAAGTCCGTTGACGCACTGTTGAACATTTACGAGAAGTCTGTGGGGCATGGAGCGGGTTTGCTGTTGAATATTCCGCCGGATACGCGCGGGCTGATTGCGGATGCGGACGCGGATGTTTTGTACGGTTTCGCAGCACGTGTGCAGAAGATGTTTGCCACGAATTTGCTGCGCGGGGCGAAGCTGACGGCGTCGAATGTGCGCTCGGCCAAGTACTCCCCGGCGAAGCTGGTGGATGGCGATGCGGACACCTTCTGGAGTACTGCGGACAACCTGACGGAAGCGAATGTTACCGCGAAGTTCGCGGACAGAAAGACGTTCAATCTGTTCCGGCTGCGGGAGCAAATCGGCCTGGGTCAGCGGGTACGGGAGTTCCGGCTGGAAGTACGCGATGGCAGTGGCCCGTGGGTTCGTGTCGCGTCGGGTGAGAGCATTGGGAACTGCCGCATTGTGCGATTGGAAGCCGCTATTCAGGCGACCGAAGTGCGGCTGAGTGTTCGGAGTGCGGCACCGGTGGCGCTGAGCGAGTGGGGCTGTTTCCTGAATCAGGACTAG
- a CDS encoding GGDEF domain-containing protein, whose product MDRRTLFTVQAGLLIFLGGVILASSYFQSRNRRDKGSVWFAAAYFCAGLGLGLQAYRGQISDVISILFGNGLFLMFGPLANRAIAKTTDQKRDYLVWLLLLNAATVMNYAYYTWWQPNVVLRTVEAVPILAVMYLACIDLLLRNKDEVIRPAVNAIIVCFAMQSLPNFVRVALAWKYQIPDAWFSWSGIITIAGLALSYLWIGNLRMHAELERSAMTDPLTGLFNRRALDVFAMRELERIRRRNLPCSALMMDVDSFKQINDGLGHAAGDASLCAVADTLQKTLRLTDIATRLGGDEFFVLLPDCSEAQATEVVMRLKSAIHGLRLKTMSEVVFTISTSIGCVTLSGQDATLEELLHGSDMMLYREKQALRAETSPEMKPQPVPVPGPRRVQPYNA is encoded by the coding sequence ATGGACCGACGGACATTATTCACGGTGCAGGCCGGCCTGCTCATATTTTTGGGCGGCGTCATCCTCGCGTCCTCATACTTCCAATCGAGAAACCGCCGGGACAAGGGTTCCGTATGGTTTGCGGCAGCGTATTTCTGCGCGGGACTGGGACTTGGGCTGCAGGCGTATCGCGGGCAGATCTCGGATGTGATCAGCATCCTGTTTGGCAATGGTCTGTTCCTGATGTTTGGTCCGCTGGCGAACCGGGCCATTGCCAAAACCACCGATCAGAAGCGCGACTATCTGGTGTGGCTGCTGCTGCTGAATGCTGCGACGGTGATGAATTACGCCTATTACACGTGGTGGCAGCCGAACGTGGTGCTTCGAACGGTTGAGGCGGTGCCGATTCTTGCAGTGATGTATCTGGCCTGCATTGACCTCCTCCTGCGAAACAAGGACGAAGTGATCCGTCCGGCAGTCAACGCCATCATTGTCTGTTTCGCCATGCAGTCACTGCCTAATTTCGTTCGAGTGGCGCTGGCCTGGAAGTATCAGATTCCGGATGCGTGGTTCTCCTGGAGCGGCATCATCACCATTGCCGGGTTGGCGCTCAGCTATCTGTGGATTGGCAATTTGCGGATGCATGCAGAGCTGGAGCGGTCGGCCATGACCGATCCTCTGACGGGCCTGTTTAACCGGCGCGCCCTGGATGTGTTTGCCATGCGAGAGTTGGAGCGCATCCGTCGCCGCAACCTGCCGTGTTCCGCACTGATGATGGATGTGGATAGCTTTAAACAGATCAACGATGGCCTGGGGCACGCGGCTGGAGACGCCTCGCTGTGCGCCGTGGCGGATACGCTGCAAAAGACCCTGCGGCTTACCGATATTGCAACGCGCCTGGGCGGCGACGAGTTCTTTGTCCTGCTGCCGGACTGCAGCGAGGCACAGGCGACCGAGGTTGTAATGCGTTTGAAATCGGCCATCCACGGGTTGCGGCTGAAAACGATGAGTGAAGTGGTGTTCACGATTAGCACCAGCATTGGCTGCGTCACCCTGAGTGGGCAGGACGCGACGCTGGAAGAACTGCTGCACGGCAGCGACATGATGCTCTACCGCGAAAAGCAGGCTTTGCGGGCGGAAACTTCGCCTGAGATGAAGCCACAACCGGTGCCCGTGCCCGGTCCACGGCGGGTTCAACCCTATAACGCGTAG
- a CDS encoding Gfo/Idh/MocA family protein, producing MLTRREFSRNAVATAAGLALTSTANSYARILGANDRVNVAVIGLNSRAYAHLSSLKANQSAVNITHVVDVDSKILAKYAAATEKDFGVAPKADRDFRKTLEQKDVDAITIATPDHWHTPLAIYGLKAGKHVYVEKPCSQNLHETELLVAAQKKYGKVVVMGNQQHSSDYTREMVQAVRDGNLIGRAYYAKTWYTNERKSIGVGKPIPVPANLDWDLWQGPAPRQAYKDNVHPYNWHWFHVWGTGEALNNGTHEFDVARWFLDVKYPQRVSVSGGRYHFKDDWEFYDTLNASFEYDNKLIEWECLCCNHLKYWGRDRGTAVVGTEGTVIIDRDGYEIHDLKGKTVKEWKVPKAGTTSSMDTVGRDGMTDVHFKNWLDCIKDSSTKQDQPIEDAARSVGSLLMANVAYDLKKELKVNPETGQFVNDPAATAKRKRTYEKGWEPTV from the coding sequence ATGCTCACGCGCCGCGAATTTTCCCGCAACGCCGTCGCCACTGCCGCCGGTCTTGCTTTGACCTCCACCGCAAACAGCTATGCACGCATTCTGGGCGCAAACGATCGTGTGAACGTGGCGGTGATCGGCCTGAACAGCCGCGCCTACGCGCATCTGAGCAGCCTGAAGGCAAACCAGTCCGCCGTCAACATCACGCATGTCGTCGACGTCGACTCAAAGATCCTGGCCAAGTATGCCGCCGCCACCGAGAAGGACTTCGGCGTTGCGCCCAAGGCCGACAGAGATTTCCGCAAGACGCTGGAACAGAAGGACGTGGACGCCATCACCATTGCCACGCCTGACCACTGGCACACGCCGCTGGCCATCTACGGCCTGAAGGCTGGCAAGCACGTTTACGTGGAAAAGCCCTGCAGCCAGAATCTGCACGAGACCGAACTGCTGGTTGCCGCGCAGAAGAAGTACGGCAAGGTTGTGGTAATGGGCAACCAGCAGCACTCGTCCGACTACACCCGAGAAATGGTGCAGGCAGTGCGCGACGGCAATCTTATTGGCCGCGCCTACTATGCCAAGACCTGGTACACCAACGAGCGTAAGAGCATTGGTGTGGGCAAGCCCATTCCCGTTCCGGCGAATCTTGATTGGGACCTGTGGCAGGGACCGGCTCCGCGCCAGGCTTACAAGGACAACGTCCATCCGTATAACTGGCACTGGTTCCATGTGTGGGGCACAGGTGAAGCCCTGAACAACGGTACGCATGAGTTCGACGTGGCTCGCTGGTTCCTGGATGTGAAGTATCCGCAGCGTGTCTCTGTCTCCGGCGGTCGTTACCACTTCAAGGACGATTGGGAATTCTACGACACCCTGAACGCCAGCTTTGAGTACGACAACAAGCTGATTGAGTGGGAGTGCCTGTGCTGCAACCATCTCAAGTACTGGGGCCGTGATCGCGGTACCGCCGTTGTGGGAACGGAAGGCACTGTGATCATTGATCGCGATGGCTACGAAATCCACGACCTGAAGGGCAAGACCGTTAAGGAGTGGAAGGTTCCCAAGGCTGGCACGACCAGCAGCATGGACACCGTGGGCCGCGATGGCATGACCGACGTCCACTTCAAGAACTGGCTTGATTGCATCAAGGACAGCAGCACGAAGCAGGACCAGCCGATTGAAGACGCGGCACGCTCTGTAGGTTCGCTGCTGATGGCGAACGTTGCCTATGACCTGAAGAAGGAACTGAAGGTAAACCCGGAAACGGGCCAGTTCGTGAACGATCCCGCTGCTACCGCGAAGCGCAAGCGCACTTACGAAAAGGGCTGGGAGCCGACGGTCTAA